One stretch of Anabas testudineus chromosome 24, fAnaTes1.2, whole genome shotgun sequence DNA includes these proteins:
- the LOC113149227 gene encoding tripartite motif-containing protein 16-like produces MAQQGSQWGQQKFCCSVCLDLLKDPVTVPCGHSYCMNCIKTYWDEEDQRKTHSCPQCRQTFTPRPVLVKNTMLTDLLEELKKTGLQAAPDDHCYAGPEDVACDVCSRRKLNVSKSCLQCLASYCEEHLQPHYESPTFLKHKLVEPSKKLQENICSRHDEVMKMFCRTDQQCICYLCSVEEHKGHDTVSAAAERTEKQRELEGSRQKLQQRIQDREKDVKLLQQEVEAINHSAGKTVEESDKIFTDLICLMEKRRADLKQQIRSQQETEVSRVKELQEKLEQEISDLRRRDAELEQLSLTEDHSQFLQSYPSVSRLSEATDSSSINIRPLRYFEDVTAAVTELRYKLQDMLSETWTKISLSVTEVDVLLNGSNLQLDLKTRSGFLHYSCRITLDPNTAHTYLFLSEGNRKATLMSKQQWYRGHSDRFTSWQQVLSKQSLTGRCYWEVEWRGTGVYVAVSYKTPNTGGRVNECGFGRNDKSWALLCYMNNYTFLYNSVTSSVSGPPSSRIGVYLDHRAGLTLLNTLTGRAELPRAVCWSDISLLNWFSNITVTAEYL; encoded by the exons ACTGGGATGAAGAGGACCAGAGGAAAACccacagctgccctcagtgtagacagaccTTCACACCGAGACCTGTCCTGGTGAAAAACACCATGTTGACTGATTTattggaggagctgaagaagaccggactccaagctgctcctgacgatcactgctatgctggacctgaagaCGTGGCCTGCGATGTCTGCAGTCGGAGAAAACTGAATGTCTCCAAGTCCTGTCTGCAGTGTCTGGCCTCTTACTGTGAGGAACACCTCCAGCCTCACTATGAATCCCCGACTTTTCTAAAGCACAAGCTGGTGGAGCCCTCcaagaagctgcaggagaacatctgctctcgtcacgatgaggtgatgaagatgttctgtcgtactgatcagcagtgtatctgttacCTCTGTTCTGTGGAGGAACATAAAGGtcacgacacagtctcagcGGCAGCAGAGAGGacggagaaacagagagagctggaggggagtcgacaaaaactccagcagagaatccaggacagagagaaagacgtgaagctgcttcaacaggaggtggaggctatcaaccactctgctggtaaaacagtggaGGAGAGTGACAAGATCTTCACTGATCTGATCTGTCTCATGGAGAAAAGAAGGGCTGatttgaagcagcagatcagatcccagcaggaaactgaagtgagtcgagtcaaagagcttcaggagaagctggaacaGGAGATCTCTGATCTGAGGAGGAGagacgctgagctggagcagctctcactgACAGAGGATCACAGCCAGTTTCTACAGAGCTACCCCTCAGTGTCACGACTCAGTGAAGCTACAGACTCATCCAGCATCAACATCCGTCCTCTGAGGTACTTTGAGGACgtgacagcagctgtgacagagcTCAGATACAAACTACAGGACATGCTGAGTGAGACCTGGACCAAGATCTCACTATCAGTgactgaagtggatgttttactaAATGGGTCAAATTTGCAACTAGATCTCAAAACCAGATCTGGATTCTTACACTATTCGTGTCGAATCACACTGGATCCTAACACCGCACACACATATCTGTTCTTATCTGAGGGGAACAGAAAAGCAACTTTAATGAGTAAACAACAGTGGTACCGCGGCCACTCAGACAGATTCACTTCCTGGCAGCAGGTCCTGAGCAAACAGAGTCTGACTGGacgctgttactgggaggtggagtggagaGGGACCGGGGTTTATGTGGCCGTCTCATACAAGACCCCCAACACAGGAGGGCGTGTGAACGAATGTGGATTTGGACGAAATGACAAGTCTTGGGCTTTACTTTGTTACATGAACAATTACACTTTTCTGTACAACAGTGTCACATCTTCTGTGTCGGGTCCTCCGTCGTCCAGAataggagtttacctggatcacagagcag GTCTGACTCTgttaaacacactgactggcaGAGCTGAACTTCCGAGAGCCGTGTGCTGGTCTGACATCTCACTGCTGAACTGGTTCAGTAACATCACTGTTACAGCTGAATACTTGTAG
- the LOC113149232 gene encoding kunitz-type protease inhibitor 1-like produces MPPSSSSSLRPPLLLPLLLLLVLPRCGAAGCGDRFLTGQRDFVLDAKASVLGGAALLGTVYVQSEDECRDVCCGESRCNLALVLPGTAEAENRTCDLFNCIYRNSFVCSFVNQAGYLSLIREPVFKKYLGEPLRRGKQVLPIANAGRDVVVQPGETVLLNGIESMALGDAEIVDYSWKLERGDVNVTIEDTDLPDQKNISNLLPGVYVFKLTVTDSNDQTDSDTVEVLVLNPEQSGLYCLTPMKAGPCRAAFPRWYYNSSNGMCQHFAFGGCKPNKNNYLSNEECMAACRGVTATSERSISVSTSAVCDSTCHPDQLVCNSSCCLDRSLECDGVKHCSDGADEAYCNKLNQTFSRLMSIDVDPKKAQCTQSPHTGPCRASHTRWFYDPVRNKCYTFTYGGCDANDNNFEKEEKCSNACDGVTNSSVFSVPMFERYGSRDGDGEDDEDGEDDEDGNSSGQVALAVILSVAILALLAVMTYCILKARRKRTHQPVATSPAMVALSEPDTSVYNSTTKPV; encoded by the exons atgcctccgtcctcctcttcctcccttcggccgcctctcctcctccccctcctcctcctcctcgtcctgcCGCGCTGCGGGGCGGCGGGCTGCGGAGACCGTTTCCTCACCGGACAGCGCGACTTCGTGCTGGACGCGAAAGCTTCGGTGCTCGGCGGCGCGGCTCTGCTCGGTACCGTGTACGTCCAGTCAGAGGACGAATGCAGGGACGTGTGCTGCGGGGAGTCGCGCTGCAACCTGGCGCTGGTCCTCCCCGGTACCGCAGAGGCGGAAAACCGCACCTGCGACCTGTTCAACTGCATCTACAGAAACAGCTTCGTGTGCTCGTTCGTGAACCAGGCCGGATACCTGAGCCTCATCAGGGAGCCCGTGTTCAAGAAGTACCTCGGGGAGCCGCTGAGACGAG GTAAGCAGGTTCTACCCATCGCCAACGCAGGTCGTGATGTCGTCGTTCAGCCTGGAGAGACGGTGTTACTAAATGGCATCGAGAGCATGGCGCTGGGCGACGCAGAGATCGTCGACTACAGCTGGAAGCTGGAAAGAGGAGACGTAAACGTCACCATAGAG GACACCGACCTACCTGACCAGAAGAACATCTCCAACCTGCTGCCTGGCGTCTACGTCTTCAAGCTGACCGTCACCGACTCCAACGACCAAACGGACAGTGACACGGTCGAGGTCCTTGTTCTGAACCCGGAGCAGTCCGGCC tgtACTGTCTGACTCCGATGAAGGCCGGACCGTGTCGAGCTGCGTTTCCTCGCTGGTACTACAACTCTTCCAATGGCATGTGTCAGCACTTCGCATTTGGAGGCTGTAAACCGAACAAGAACAACTACCTGAGCAATGAGGAGTGTATGGCGGCCTGCAGAGGGGTCACAG CAACATCAGAGAGGAGCATCAGCGTGTCCACCTCAG ctgtgtgtgacTCAACGTGTCATCCCGATCAGCTGGTCtgtaacagcagctgctgtctggACAGAAGTCTGGAGTGTGATGGCGTGAAGCACTGCAGCGACGGAGCAGACGAGGCTTACTGCAACAAAC tgaACCAGACCTTCTCTCGCCTGATGAGCATTGACGTTGACCCCAAGAAAG CCCAGTGCACACAGTCGCCCCACACTGGTCCGTGTCGAGCCAGTCACACCCGCTGGTTCTACGACCCCGTGCGTAATAAGTGCTATACCTTCACCTACGGCGGCTGTGACGCAAACGACAATAACTTtgagaaggaagaaaagtgCAGCAACGCCTGTGATGGAGTGACGA ACAGTAGTGTGTTCTCCGTACCCATGTTTGAACGTTATGGGTCGAGAGATGGGGATGGTGAAGACGATGAGGATGGTGAAGACGATGAAGATGGCAACAGCTCAG GTCAGGTAGCGCTGGCTGTGATTCTGTCGGTTGCCATCTTGGCTCTCTTGGCTGTCATGACCTACTGCATCCTGAAGGCCCGGAGGAAGCGTACCCATCAACCCGTCGCCACGAGTCCCGCCATGGTGGCGCTGTCTGAGCCGGACACATCCGTTTACAACAGCACCACCAAACCTGTATGA